The Ignicoccus hospitalis KIN4/I genome includes the window TCGTCTAGCCTGGACTAGGATGCGGGGTACGCCGGCGAGCCCCGCGACGGGTCCGGCGCCCGACTCGGGTCCCCGTGGCCCCGGGTTCAAATCCCGGCGGGCCCACCACTCAAAACTCCTACGCGAACTCCTCTCGGTCTGGGCCCACAAGTATTGAGACCGCCCAAGTTTGTTCTAGATGAGATAGCGAAAAGCATCGCCGGGGAGATAGCGCTCTCCGACGATCCGGGTTCGACCTTGAAGAAGTGGAGGGAGATCTTCGAAGTGGGCATAAGGGAGCTGGCGAGAAAGATGAACGTTTCGCCGAGCGTCATAAGCGACTACGAGAAGAACAAGAGGGCGCCCGGAAGCAAGTACATCAAGAAGTTCGTGAGGGCCTTAATGGAGATAGACGCAGAAAGGGACTGGAAGGTAATAAATTCCTTGGCCCAAAAGATGTTAGGCATAAAGAGCAAGGCGTTGGACATTTATGAGTATAAAAGGAGCGTGCGCTTGGAGGAATTGGTCAACGCCTCCAAGGGCTACATAGTTAACTCCCGATTCGACCCGAACGAGGTGGTCTACGGCTTTATCATATTGGATAGCCTCAGAAGCATAGAAGAACTCGACTCTAAGGACTTCTTACTGCTCATGTCTATGTCGTACAAGAAGGCTTTGGTCTTCACTAAGGTGGGCACCGGGAGGCCGCCGATGGTGGCGGTTAGGATATCCCAGATAAAGCCGGTCGTGGTCATACTCCACAAGCCGGTCAACTTGGACCGGCTGGCGGTGAGGATAGCCGAAAAAGAGGGGATAGCGCTAATAGTCTCCCTGTGCTCCGAGCCGGGCGAGCTCATGGACCGGTTGAGGCTCTTGGACGTTCAACAGCCCTCCTCTTGAAGCTTGACTATCGCCTCGGCGATGTCCCCCTTCGTCTCGATAAGCGCTTGCTTAGCCTTCTCCGGCGAGCACCCGGTCTGCTCGACCACGACCTTCACGTCGTCCTCGGAGACCTCTTGGACTTCCTGCCCTTCCTCGACCCCCTTTTCTTTGACCACCTCCTTAGGGTTGAGTATTTGGTACGCCTTAGCTTGGCCGGGCAGCTCCAGCTCCAATACCTTGGGCTCGACCAATATTATCTTTTCGTCCACCCCCTCTATTATCACGCGTTCAACCCCCTCTAGCTCGTAGACCTTTAACCCCGCCTTCTTCAACATCTTCTCTAGGGCCTTCATGTTGAAGCCGAACGGGAGCACCGCGTTACCACCTCCCTTAAATTGCCTTCGTGAACCGGTCCAAAAGGGTTTAGATAAGCGGTGATGGGGAATGGGCGCAGAGATAACTTTCTTGGGCGGCGCTAGGGAGGTGGGCAGAGCCGCTTATTGGGTCAAGGACGGCAAGGCGAGTCTCCTCCTCGACTACGGGGTCAGCTTCGACGAAGAGGATAGGCCGGTGTTCCCGGAGTACGTGTCTCCCAAGGACGTGGGCGCGGTGGTGCTCAGCCACGCCCACTTGGACCACTCCGGCGCGCTGCCGATGCTTTACTCCGCCATCCGCAGGCCTGCCTACATGACAAAGCTGACCAAAGAGCTCACCGCGATACTGATAAACGACTTCTTGAAACTTTCGGGATACTACGCGACCTACGGAGAGACCGAAGTCAAGGAGTTCTTAGAATCCGTGAGGACCGTAGACTACAGGAGGACCGTGGAGATACCGGAGGCCGGCGGGACCCTCTTGACCTTCTACGACGCCGGCCACATACCGGGCAGCGCAATGGTGAAGTTAGAGCTCCCCAGCGGCTTGAAGCTGCTCTACACCGGCGACGTCAGGTTGAGCGAGACCCAGCTGCTGGGAGGGGCGGACGTCAGCGGCTTGGAAGCGGACGTGTTAATAATAGAAGCCACGTACGGGAAGTCCGACCATCCCCCCAGGGAGAACGTGGAGGCGCTGTTCGTCAGCGACGTGAGGGAGGTTTTGCAGGGCGGCGGGACGGTACTCGTCCCGGCCTTCGGCGTAGGAAGGGGTCAAGAGATACTCGCGGTGCTCGCGGACCACGAGGTGGAGGGAGACGTTTACCTAGACGGCATGGTGAGGAACGTAACCGAGCTCTTGATTCAAGGCGAAAACAAAAAGTTCTTGAAAAATCCGGACATGCTAGAGAAAGCCTACGAGGAGGCCAAGGTGGTGAGGGGCTGGCAAGATAGGAGGAGGGTGTGGAAGAGGAACGGCGTAATAATAGCTTCTGCCGGCATGCTCAGAGGCGGCCCATCTCTATATTACGCGAGGAAGATCCAAGGGATCCCGAAGGACGCTATCTTCTTGGTGTCCTTCCAAGCACCCGGGACCCCCGGGCGCAGGTTAGTGGAGGAAGGAGTCATCGAGGAGGGCGGACCCCGGGTGGAGGCGAGGACCCAGTGGTTCGACTTCTCCAGCCACGCGGGGGCCAGCGAACTCTTGGAGATAATAAAGTCGGTCAACAAATTGAAGAAGGTTATAATAGTTCACTCAGAAGAGAGCACGGCCCTCCACTTCGCGCAGAGGGTGAGGGAGGAGACGGGCCTCGACGTGATAGTTCCGAAACCAATGGAGACGCTGAAGGTCGAAGTATAGCTACTTTTTATACAGCGGCTTCTTAACTTCGTGTACC containing:
- a CDS encoding helix-turn-helix domain-containing protein; the encoded protein is MKKWREIFEVGIRELARKMNVSPSVISDYEKNKRAPGSKYIKKFVRALMEIDAERDWKVINSLAQKMLGIKSKALDIYEYKRSVRLEELVNASKGYIVNSRFDPNEVVYGFIILDSLRSIEELDSKDFLLLMSMSYKKALVFTKVGTGRPPMVAVRISQIKPVVVILHKPVNLDRLAVRIAEKEGIALIVSLCSEPGELMDRLRLLDVQQPSS
- a CDS encoding nascent polypeptide-associated complex protein produces the protein MLPFGFNMKALEKMLKKAGLKVYELEGVERVIIEGVDEKIILVEPKVLELELPGQAKAYQILNPKEVVKEKGVEEGQEVQEVSEDDVKVVVEQTGCSPEKAKQALIETKGDIAEAIVKLQEEGC
- a CDS encoding MBL fold metallo-hydrolase, whose translation is MGAEITFLGGAREVGRAAYWVKDGKASLLLDYGVSFDEEDRPVFPEYVSPKDVGAVVLSHAHLDHSGALPMLYSAIRRPAYMTKLTKELTAILINDFLKLSGYYATYGETEVKEFLESVRTVDYRRTVEIPEAGGTLLTFYDAGHIPGSAMVKLELPSGLKLLYTGDVRLSETQLLGGADVSGLEADVLIIEATYGKSDHPPRENVEALFVSDVREVLQGGGTVLVPAFGVGRGQEILAVLADHEVEGDVYLDGMVRNVTELLIQGENKKFLKNPDMLEKAYEEAKVVRGWQDRRRVWKRNGVIIASAGMLRGGPSLYYARKIQGIPKDAIFLVSFQAPGTPGRRLVEEGVIEEGGPRVEARTQWFDFSSHAGASELLEIIKSVNKLKKVIIVHSEESTALHFAQRVREETGLDVIVPKPMETLKVEV